The Hemibagrus wyckioides isolate EC202008001 linkage group LG12, SWU_Hwy_1.0, whole genome shotgun sequence genome includes a window with the following:
- the LOC131362899 gene encoding uncharacterized protein LOC131362899, with product MDSQIAKKNQSLTTAEEMRNQTKLVMQPYANWEEYLTPAPLSIAILGELVFISSKTDFSINKNPPKGGYKFIRYPDSFRACLMQVCNSGWWAFNEAHKNMDQIRLHTMTVPDYMKTAVKILFQGNDEVVEAHLPDQLENIRVIADDCLELANSTEKRFTDVINIIQELLEACVNAEHFYGEELDAIKKKLDESKLRKQSSEEAAKRSEKVMKAMEGELTKAQESYSKAMDSLPSGWDMIGMDLVAGITEGFTTIINGIASTRSQIFTPHKFFQTEGRESAADCLNEINIYSKSAEILRCTETIQEFVKDKTINWKGLYDQKHKITKTKFQADQFKRIRESFNERPNCTAKEEALNLCNKGIEICEELAKYKPEEKCDEAKTNKLIKRIRKLNESARSFDSKSKAVTNSPALTPKPPMMYKEESKSGKASERASENARFRIEQSRAQLDKTREIYEKSVENMEKNQKELTEILITMRSCEVKEIDFNTTIQMLVKGMDAMGRVKEQWEKMVHFFQMVSNIVKISLNRTLKDFVSTSEKTQKLSYNAKLFSKDLLYNQAFQASNIASLVNMISTTYTEVSTKHLMDRVSSLGKLMAMDKEKPEFQSEVEQLRNSCDGAQRAILALVLKNKKEFEGKSDARLEKIDKELLAILPAASPEEMKSIQAAVKSGFTENEEEDYYA from the coding sequence ATGGATTCCCAAATTGCAAAGAAAAATCAAAGCCTCACAACAGCTGAGGAGATGAGGAACCAAACCAAGCTTGTGATGCAGCCGTATGCTAACTGGGAGGAGTATCTGACTCCTGCTCCACTCTCCATAGCCATCCTGGGAGAGCTGGTCTTCATCTCCTCCAAAACTGATTTCTCCATCAACAAGAACCCACCTAAAGGTGGCTACAAGTTCATCAGATACCCAGATTCATTTCGTGCCTGCCTCATGCAGGTGTGTAACTCAGGCTGGTGGGCTTTCAATGAGGCCCATAAGAACATGGATCAGATTAGACTCCACACCATGACAGTTCCAGATTACATGAAGACGGCTGTGAAGATCCTGTTCCAAGGCAATGATGAGGTTGTTGAAGCCCACCTCCCTGACCAGCTGGAGAACATCCGTGTCATTGCAGATGACTGTCTTGAGCTGGCCAATTCAACAGAAAAGAGGTTCACTGATGTCATCAACATTATCCAAGAACTGCTGGAAGCATGTGTAAATGCTGAGCACTTTTATGGAGAGGAGCTGGATGCTATCAAGAAGAAACTGGATGAGTCCAAGCTGAGGAAACAGTCATCTGAAGAAGCTGCTAAACGCTCAGAGAAGGTAATGAAGGCAATGGAAGGAGAACTGACAAAAGCACAAGAAAGTTACAGCAAAGCAATGGATTCACTACCCAGTGGATGGGATATGATAGGGATGGATTTGGTTGCGGGCATAACTGAGGGCTTCACGACAATTATTAATGGAATAGCATCCACAAGATCTCAAATATTTACACCCCACAAGTTCTTTCAGACTGAAGGTCGAGAATCTGCTGCTGATTgtcttaatgaaataaatatttatagtaaATCTGCAGAAATCCTGAGATGCACAGAGACAATTCAAGAGTTTGTGAAGGACAAGACAATTAACTGGAAAGGTCTGTATgatcaaaaacacaaaattacaaaaacaaaattccAGGCAGATCAGTTCAAACGAATCAGGGAGAGTTTTAATGAAAGACCAAACTGCACAGCAAAAGAGGAAGCTCTAAACCTATGTAACAAAGGCATTGAGATCTGTGAAGAACTAGCAAAGTATAAACCAGAGGAGAAATGTGATGAAGCCAAAACAAATAAGTTGATTAAAAGGATCAGAAAACTGAATGAATCAGCTCGCAGTTTCGACAGCAAAAGTAAAGCTGTTACAAATTCTCCTGCTCTGACTCCCAAACCACCAATGATGTACAAAGAAGAAAGTAAATCTGGGAAAGCTTCAGAAAGGGCATCAGAGAATGCCAGGTTCCGCATAGAGCAGAGCCGTGCTCAACTGGACAAGACCAGAGAGATCTATGAGAAGAGTGTAGAGAACATGGAGAAGAACCAGAAGGAGCTGACTGAAATCCTGATCACCATGAGGAGCTGTGAGGTCAAAGAGATAGATTTTAACACCACTATACAAATGCTGGTTAAGGGTATGGATGCCATGGGGAGAGTGAAGGAGCAGTGGGAGAAGATGGTGCACTTCTTTCAGATGGTGTCCAACATTGTGAAAATCAGCCTGAACAGAACCCTTAAAGATTTTGTCTCCACATCTGAGAAGACACAGAAGCTTTCCTACAATGCAAAGCTCTTCTCCAAAGATCTGCTCTACAATCAAGCCTTTCAAGCCTCTAACATCGCCAGCCTTGTCAACATGATCTCTACAACCTACACTGAGGTGTCCACCAAGCACCTCATGGATCGTGTCAGCTCTCTGGGAAAACTGATGGCCATGGACAAGGAAAAGCCAGAGTTTCAGTCAGAGGTGGAGCAGTTACGGAACTCCTGTGATGGGGCTCAGAGAGCCATCTTAGCTCTTGTCCTCAAGAACAAGAAAGAGTTTGAAGGGAAGAGTGATGCAAGACTGGAGAAGATTGATAAAGAGTTGCTCGCCATTCTCCCTGCTGCTTCtccagaagagatgaagagcaTTCAAGCAGCTGTTAAAAGTGGA